Proteins encoded by one window of Clostridium bornimense:
- the groL gene encoding chaperonin GroEL (60 kDa chaperone family; promotes refolding of misfolded polypeptides especially under stressful conditions; forms two stacked rings of heptamers to form a barrel-shaped 14mer; ends can be capped by GroES; misfolded proteins enter the barrel where they are refolded when GroES binds): MAKEILLGEEGRRAMQRGVDVLANTVKVTLGPKGRNVVLDKKFGAPLITNDGVSIAREIELEDPFENMGAQLVKEVATKTNDVAGDGTTTATLLAQAIIREGLKNVTAGANPMLIRQGIKKAVDVTVEELKKISKPINGKEDIARVASISAADEEVGKLISDAMEKVGNEGVITIEESKSMGTELDVVEGMQFDRGYLSSYMVTDTEKMVADLDNPYVLITDKKITNIQEILPILEQIVQTGKKLMIIAEDIEGEALATLVVNKLRGTFTCIAVKAPGFGDRRKEMLEDIAILTGGQVISEEVGRELKDVTLDMLGVAESIKVTKDNTTIVNGKGDKNAIKDRISQIKMRIEETTSDFDKEKLQERLAKLAGGVAVIKVGAATETELKEKKLRIEDALNATKAAVEEGIVPGGGTAYVSAISSVEKLTDDNADVQVGINIIRRALEEPLRQIATNAGLEGSVIIEKVRNSEVGIGFDAYNETYVDMVKTGIVDPTKVTRSALQNAASVSATFLTTEGVVADIPEKNPAPAGPAGMGMDGMY, from the coding sequence AAATACAGTAAAGGTAACATTAGGACCAAAAGGAAGAAATGTTGTTTTAGATAAGAAATTTGGTGCACCACTTATAACTAATGATGGTGTTTCAATTGCAAGAGAAATTGAACTTGAAGATCCATTTGAAAATATGGGAGCTCAACTTGTTAAAGAAGTAGCTACTAAAACTAATGATGTAGCAGGTGATGGTACTACAACAGCTACATTACTTGCTCAAGCAATTATAAGAGAAGGATTAAAGAATGTAACAGCTGGAGCAAATCCAATGCTTATAAGACAAGGAATTAAGAAGGCAGTAGATGTTACTGTTGAGGAATTGAAGAAGATTTCAAAACCTATTAATGGTAAAGAAGATATTGCTAGGGTTGCATCTATTTCAGCAGCTGATGAAGAAGTAGGAAAACTTATTTCAGACGCTATGGAAAAGGTTGGTAACGAAGGTGTTATAACTATAGAAGAATCTAAGTCAATGGGAACAGAGCTTGATGTAGTTGAAGGAATGCAATTTGATAGAGGATATTTAAGTTCATACATGGTTACAGATACTGAAAAGATGGTAGCTGATCTTGATAATCCATATGTTTTAATTACAGATAAAAAAATCACTAATATTCAAGAAATACTTCCAATATTAGAACAAATAGTTCAAACAGGAAAGAAGTTAATGATTATTGCTGAAGATATAGAAGGGGAAGCTCTCGCAACTCTTGTTGTAAACAAGTTAAGAGGAACATTTACTTGTATAGCTGTTAAGGCTCCTGGTTTTGGTGATAGAAGAAAAGAAATGTTAGAAGACATAGCTATTTTAACTGGTGGTCAAGTAATATCAGAAGAAGTAGGAAGAGAATTAAAAGATGTTACATTAGACATGCTAGGTGTTGCTGAAAGTATTAAAGTAACAAAAGACAATACAACAATTGTTAATGGAAAAGGTGACAAGAATGCTATAAAAGATAGAATTAGTCAAATAAAGATGAGAATAGAAGAAACTACTTCTGATTTTGATAAAGAGAAACTACAAGAAAGATTAGCAAAACTTGCTGGTGGAGTAGCAGTAATTAAAGTTGGTGCAGCTACAGAAACTGAACTTAAAGAAAAGAAATTAAGAATAGAAGATGCTTTAAATGCTACTAAAGCAGCGGTAGAAGAAGGTATAGTACCAGGTGGTGGAACAGCTTATGTTTCTGCTATATCATCAGTAGAAAAATTAACAGATGATAATGCCGATGTTCAAGTTGGTATAAACATAATAAGAAGAGCTTTAGAAGAACCATTAAGACAAATTGCAACTAACGCAGGTCTTGAAGGATCAGTTATTATAGAAAAGGTAAGAAACAGTGAAGTAGGAATAGGTTTTGATGCATATAATGAAACTTATGTTGATATGGTTAAGACTGGTATCGTAGATCCAACTAAGGTTACAAGAAGTGCACTTCAAAATGCTGCATCTGTTTCAGCTACATTCTTAACAACAGAAGGTGTAGTAGCAGATATTCCTGAAAAGAATCCAGCACCAGCAGGACCAGCTGGAATGGGAATGGATGGAATGTATTAA
- a CDS encoding prepilin peptidase, with protein sequence MYTIFVIIIGLVIGSFLNVCIYRIEKEESIVTPSSHCMKCGHVLKWFELIPVLSYLFLKGRCRSCGEKISIRYPIIEIFNSILYLILYIRFGFTIDFFKFAFLSSLLLVIGVIDYDTTFVYTSTIRTGIIGGIIFLVLKVIIDGDGIGDNILGFSIGFIIIFLIVVITKGMGEGDYEIAAVSGLFLGSKGIILTLFLSIVLGGIVATILLIRRKKGLQSKMAFGPYIALATVIAAVWGEKILEFYMLTI encoded by the coding sequence ATGTATACAATTTTTGTAATCATCATAGGATTAGTGATAGGTAGCTTTTTAAATGTATGTATTTATAGGATTGAAAAAGAAGAGTCAATAGTAACTCCATCATCGCATTGTATGAAATGTGGACATGTACTTAAGTGGTTTGAGTTAATACCAGTGCTGAGCTATTTATTTTTGAAGGGAAGATGTAGGAGTTGTGGAGAAAAGATATCCATAAGATATCCCATTATAGAAATTTTTAATTCAATTTTGTATTTAATATTATATATAAGATTTGGATTTACTATAGATTTTTTTAAATTTGCATTTTTGTCATCATTATTATTGGTGATTGGAGTTATAGATTATGATACAACTTTTGTCTATACATCTACTATTAGAACAGGAATAATAGGGGGAATAATTTTTCTTGTTCTAAAAGTAATTATAGATGGAGATGGTATTGGAGACAATATTTTAGGTTTTTCTATAGGATTTATTATTATATTTTTAATAGTTGTCATTACAAAGGGGATGGGAGAAGGAGATTATGAAATAGCTGCTGTTTCAGGATTGTTTTTAGGCAGCAAAGGAATTATTTTAACATTGTTTCTTTCTATTGTACTAGGAGGAATTGTCGCTACTATTCTTCTTATAAGGAGAAAAAAAGGCTTACAAAGTAAAATGGCATTTGGTCCATATATTGCTTTAGCTACGGTAATAGCGGCGGTGTGGGGAGAGAAGATATTAGAATTTTATATGTTAACGATATAA
- a CDS encoding GspE/PulE family protein: MFEKKRMGDILVERGKLTREQLFTALDKQKKSGKKLGEILVESNIVSEEDIIDVISIQNGIEKIDLTVIDFDNRAIKMLSHNLCKKYDFIPFGFNENKIKVALADPSNIFAIDDISIATGFDVESYISPKWQIRKFIEVYYNNQQIDKAAEELFKETLENKSLETNIEEVNDVKNAPVVKMIEYIFKNSIEMRASDIHIEPYENEIRIRYRIDGQLKLINTLPIENLSPLVARIKILANMNIAEKRIPQDGRIITTVGDIDVDLRVSVLPIVNGEKIVIRILDRNSYQIGREKLGMKEEDLKKLDNIISSPNGIVLVTGPTGSGKSTTLYTILNELNTNKVNIVTVEDPVEYTLKGINQVNVNTKAGLTFASGLRSILRQDPDIIMIGEIRDDETAEIAVRAAITGHLVLSTIHTNDAPSSVVRLMDMGIEPYLASTSIAGIIAQRLVKRICPKCKEAYEASEYEKKVLLGDTSKNLTLHRGRGCGYCNDTGYVGRIGVYEIMEMSRMLRDAMAMKKDIGVLRDIAKSQGMKTLGEQCMELVLDGITTFSELASITLLKEI; the protein is encoded by the coding sequence ATGTTTGAAAAAAAGCGAATGGGAGACATCTTAGTAGAGCGTGGAAAGCTCACAAGAGAACAATTATTTACTGCACTAGATAAACAAAAGAAATCCGGTAAGAAATTAGGGGAAATATTAGTAGAAAGCAATATTGTATCTGAAGAAGACATTATAGATGTAATATCAATACAGAATGGAATAGAGAAGATAGATCTTACAGTAATAGATTTTGATAATAGAGCAATAAAAATGTTATCTCACAATCTTTGTAAGAAGTACGATTTCATTCCTTTTGGGTTTAATGAAAATAAAATTAAAGTTGCGTTGGCAGATCCTTCAAATATCTTTGCAATTGATGATATATCTATTGCAACGGGATTTGATGTTGAATCATATATATCGCCGAAATGGCAAATAAGAAAATTTATAGAAGTATATTATAACAATCAACAAATTGATAAAGCAGCAGAAGAGTTGTTTAAAGAAACATTAGAAAACAAATCTTTAGAAACAAATATAGAAGAAGTTAATGATGTAAAAAATGCTCCTGTAGTAAAAATGATAGAGTACATATTTAAGAATTCTATCGAAATGAGGGCATCGGATATTCATATAGAACCTTATGAAAATGAAATAAGAATAAGGTATAGAATAGACGGACAACTAAAATTAATTAATACTTTACCAATAGAAAATTTATCACCATTAGTAGCAAGGATTAAGATATTAGCCAATATGAATATAGCAGAAAAAAGAATTCCACAGGATGGAAGGATAATAACTACTGTAGGTGATATTGATGTAGATCTTAGAGTATCTGTTCTTCCAATAGTTAATGGGGAAAAGATAGTTATAAGAATATTAGATAGAAATAGTTATCAAATTGGTAGAGAAAAGCTAGGAATGAAGGAAGAAGATTTAAAAAAGTTAGATAATATAATATCTAGTCCTAATGGAATAGTACTAGTAACAGGGCCAACAGGTAGTGGTAAATCTACTACTTTATATACAATTTTAAATGAACTAAATACAAATAAGGTAAATATCGTTACTGTAGAAGATCCAGTGGAATATACATTGAAAGGTATAAATCAAGTAAATGTAAATACAAAAGCAGGATTAACTTTTGCTAGTGGCCTTAGAAGCATCTTAAGACAAGATCCAGACATAATTATGATTGGAGAAATAAGAGATGATGAAACTGCAGAGATAGCTGTAAGAGCAGCTATAACAGGACATTTAGTTCTTAGCACTATTCATACTAATGATGCACCGTCATCAGTAGTAAGACTTATGGATATGGGTATAGAACCTTATCTTGCATCTACATCTATAGCTGGAATAATTGCACAAAGACTTGTAAAAAGAATATGCCCTAAATGTAAAGAAGCTTATGAAGCTAGTGAATATGAGAAAAAAGTATTACTGGGAGATACTTCAAAAAATCTTACTTTACATAGAGGAAGAGGTTGTGGTTACTGCAATGATACTGGATATGTAGGACGAATAGGTGTATACGAAATTATGGAAATGTCAAGAATGTTAAGGGATGCCATGGCTATGAAGAAAGATATTGGAGTATTAAGGGATATAGCGAAAAGTCAAGGGATGAAGACCTTAGGAGAACAATGTATGGAATTAGTACTAGATGGTATTACAACTTTTAGTGAATTAGCATCTATAACTTTATTGAAGGAAATATAG
- a CDS encoding type II secretion system F family protein, whose protein sequence is MTKFKYKAMNSHGERLAGSYEGNSKEDVISMISANGMYLLELEEVYGSKEINLRTSRRVKTKDLAVFCRQFYVMIDAGLTINTALDILSNQVSNFKLRETLKNISEDVQKGEILSNSMKKYSDVFPNLLVKMVESGEASGSLDTIMLRMAKYYEKENKINSKVKSAMIYPIILSIVAIIVLVIMMVKVVPMFVDMFQQSGAKLPWVTRALLAISGFITSYWILIIIVLTATIGGFIYYKNTEEGAYNVSKFALKLPIIRELIKKIIVSRFTRTLSTLLSSGVSLVDSIRIVAGVVNNKVAEEGLIKISEDVVKGEGLYGPVRANNLFPPMLSSMIKIGEESGALDDILDKTADFYDEELDMAVSSGTAMLEPLMIIVMGIVVAFIVFAIMLPMFDMYQQI, encoded by the coding sequence GTGACTAAATTTAAATATAAAGCTATGAATAGTCATGGAGAAAGATTAGCAGGAAGCTATGAAGGAAACTCAAAAGAGGATGTTATTTCTATGATTTCAGCTAATGGTATGTATTTATTAGAGCTAGAAGAAGTATATGGTAGTAAAGAAATAAATTTAAGAACATCAAGGAGAGTTAAAACAAAAGATTTAGCAGTATTTTGTAGGCAGTTTTATGTAATGATCGATGCTGGACTAACAATAAATACAGCTTTAGATATTTTATCAAATCAAGTAAGTAACTTTAAGCTTAGAGAAACTTTGAAAAATATTAGCGAAGATGTGCAAAAAGGAGAGATATTATCTAACTCTATGAAAAAATATAGTGATGTTTTTCCTAATCTTTTAGTAAAGATGGTAGAGTCGGGAGAGGCTAGTGGATCATTAGATACTATTATGTTAAGAATGGCCAAGTATTATGAAAAGGAAAATAAGATAAATAGTAAAGTTAAAAGCGCTATGATATATCCAATAATTTTAAGTATAGTAGCTATTATTGTATTAGTCATTATGATGGTGAAAGTAGTACCAATGTTTGTTGATATGTTTCAGCAAAGCGGTGCAAAATTACCTTGGGTAACAAGGGCTTTACTAGCTATTAGTGGTTTTATAACATCATATTGGATATTGATTATTATAGTTTTAACTGCTACCATTGGTGGCTTTATATATTATAAAAATACAGAAGAAGGAGCTTACAACGTAAGTAAATTTGCGCTTAAATTGCCAATCATTAGGGAACTGATTAAAAAAATTATAGTTTCAAGGTTTACAAGAACTTTATCAACATTATTATCTAGTGGTGTTTCTCTTGTAGATTCTATAAGAATTGTAGCAGGAGTAGTAAACAATAAAGTTGCTGAAGAAGGACTTATAAAAATAAGTGAAGATGTAGTAAAAGGAGAAGGATTGTATGGACCTGTAAGGGCTAATAATCTTTTTCCACCAATGTTATCATCAATGATAAAAATCGGAGAAGAGTCTGGAGCTTTAGATGATATTTTAGATAAAACTGCAGATTTTTATGATGAAGAATTAGATATGGCTGTATCTTCAGGAACTGCAATGTTAGAACCACTGATGATAATTGTTATGGGGATTGTAGTAGCATTTATAGTTTTTGCAATTATGTTACCTATGTTTGATATGTATCAACAAATATAA
- a CDS encoding type II secretion system protein produces MKRQNVLNKKKRKKGFTLIELIIVMAIMAVLAAIAIPKYSAFRESANQKHDISTAKTIANAASGLVADQKISVPSASRITLDGSGANTDGTEIEGMLQGLPKSKTGVCKDKFFKVEVLSNGDIEVYITDGTNDYIAYPDQDPILQ; encoded by the coding sequence ATGAAAAGACAAAATGTACTTAACAAAAAGAAAAGAAAGAAAGGGTTTACACTTATAGAGCTTATTATAGTTATGGCTATTATGGCAGTATTAGCTGCAATTGCAATACCAAAGTATTCAGCATTTAGAGAAAGTGCTAATCAAAAACATGATATATCAACTGCAAAAACAATAGCTAATGCAGCGAGTGGTTTAGTTGCAGATCAAAAAATATCTGTACCATCAGCATCTAGGATAACCTTAGATGGATCAGGTGCCAATACAGATGGTACCGAAATAGAAGGTATGTTACAAGGCTTACCAAAAAGTAAGACAGGTGTATGTAAAGATAAATTTTTCAAAGTTGAAGTATTAAGTAATGGAGATATAGAAGTTTATATTACAGATGGTACAAATGATTATATAGCATATCCTGATCAAGATCCTATTTTACAATAA